The genome window TGGGTAATATCACTCACCGTGAACTCATAACTACTGTAGCTGCATTAGAGATGACTCTAAAAGAGTTAGGCTTTGATATTGCTATTGGTGAAGGAGTTGCTGCGGTAGCGGACACTTACTTGCCGGATGATATTTAAAATATTTTTTTTCTTTTAATTTTTTTTCTTTTATGCATTAAACTTCTTTAATGATTCTTGCTGCTGTTTTTATTAATATAAACCCGTCCATTCTGGCTTGTTTTAAAAGATAACTTGGTCTAAGATAAAATGATCTGAAAGCTCTTTTTTGTAGATTTTTTAGCTCTTCTAATGAACAATCAACAGTTTCTAGCACCGGTGATAACAGGGTGTATTTGGACCAATCATTAACCTTTATTAAATTATCTGAAACCGCTTGGCGGTGAAAAGAAGTACCTGGATATGGGGTGGCCAGTGAAAAGATGGCATAATTCGGATCAAGATTCTTAACAAACTTTATTGTTCTCAATATGTTTTCTCGTGTATCTCCCGGCATCCCCAACACTACTGATGCAATGGTACGTATATCATAACTTCTAGCAAGCTTAAAAGAATTTTTTATTTTAGTAAGGCTTGTTTTTTTGTTAACATTATTCAATATCTGCTGATCAGATGATTCAACACCCATAAATAATGTTATACAGCCACTATCTCTCATTTTGGCCATCATTTCAGGGACAATGGTATCTACTCGAGTAGTGCATCCCCAGAAAACATCAATATTTCTTCTTTTAATTTCATCGCATATTTCTTCTACCCGTTTACGATTTAAGGTGAAGGTATCATCCATAAAGGCAATCATTTTGGCATCATGTTCGTTTATTAAATGTTCCATTTCATCAACCACACTATCAACAGACCTCATCCTCATTTGGGCTCCATGCATGGCAGATGAAGAACAAAATGAGCACTGATAAGGACATCCCCTTCCTGAAATCATGGTTCC of Methanobacterium alcaliphilum contains these proteins:
- a CDS encoding B12-binding domain-containing radical SAM protein, translated to MKVLLINPPYNNSKYKFIGLVAPPLGISYIAAVLEENNIEVQIIDGAALEMSWAELENEINKISPDVIGITALTPTITQAITTAKLSKKICPDATIIMGGYHPTFTYQELLKEGFIDIVIKGEGEYTLLELVNALENDSSLEKVKGIATADFVTPQREVIQDIDKLPFPARHLLPMDKYRILNIKLPTGTMISGRGCPYQCSFCSSSAMHGAQMRMRSVDSVVDEMEHLINEHDAKMIAFMDDTFTLNRKRVEEICDEIKRRNIDVFWGCTTRVDTIVPEMMAKMRDSGCITLFMGVESSDQQILNNVNKKTSLTKIKNSFKLARSYDIRTIASVVLGMPGDTRENILRTIKFVKNLDPNYAIFSLATPYPGTSFHRQAVSDNLIKVNDWSKYTLLSPVLETVDCSLEELKNLQKRAFRSFYLRPSYLLKQARMDGFILIKTAARIIKEV